In one window of Tellurirhabdus rosea DNA:
- a CDS encoding glycoside hydrolase family 88/105 protein — MKKLLFLLLLTTASSAQKLPPKKEILAKMTLANDYFMQKWPDTGKEIVTNKTRPSNIWTRAVYYEGLMALYGIDKQKRYYDYAVDWGTKHKWGLRSGVNTRNADDQACGQTYIDLYLIDKQPERIRDIKASIDNMVKSGKSDDWNWIDALQMAMPVFAKLGVIYKDNAYFERMYDLYNFSKVSHGGKGLYNPEDGLWWRDKDFVPPYKEPNGQDCYWSRGNGWVVAALVRVLDIMPKDAPHRDEYLQMYQTMMKALPPIQRPDGFWNVSLHDPTNFGGKEATGTALFAYGMAWGINKGLLDKKTYLPVLTRAWNALSSESVQPTGFLGYVQGTGKEPKDGQPVTVSSMPDFEDYGLGCFLLAGTEVYKLK, encoded by the coding sequence ATGAAAAAGCTACTTTTCCTTCTCTTACTCACCACCGCTTCCAGTGCCCAGAAACTCCCGCCCAAAAAGGAGATTCTTGCCAAAATGACCCTCGCCAACGACTATTTCATGCAGAAATGGCCCGATACCGGCAAGGAAATCGTCACCAACAAAACCCGCCCGAGCAACATCTGGACCCGGGCCGTCTACTACGAAGGACTGATGGCGCTGTACGGCATCGACAAGCAGAAACGCTACTACGACTATGCCGTCGATTGGGGAACGAAGCACAAATGGGGTCTGCGCAGCGGCGTCAACACCCGCAACGCCGACGACCAGGCCTGCGGACAGACCTACATCGACCTGTATCTGATCGACAAACAGCCCGAGCGCATCCGCGACATCAAGGCGTCCATCGACAACATGGTCAAGTCCGGTAAATCCGACGACTGGAACTGGATTGATGCGCTGCAGATGGCGATGCCGGTCTTTGCCAAACTGGGAGTGATTTACAAAGACAACGCCTATTTCGAGCGGATGTACGATTTGTACAATTTCTCGAAAGTATCCCACGGCGGTAAAGGACTTTACAACCCGGAAGACGGCCTGTGGTGGCGCGATAAGGATTTTGTGCCGCCTTACAAAGAACCGAACGGACAGGATTGCTACTGGTCGCGGGGCAACGGCTGGGTGGTGGCCGCGCTGGTCCGGGTGCTGGACATCATGCCCAAAGACGCTCCGCACCGCGACGAATACCTGCAGATGTACCAGACCATGATGAAAGCCCTGCCGCCGATTCAGCGTCCGGATGGCTTCTGGAACGTCAGCCTCCACGACCCGACCAACTTCGGCGGCAAGGAGGCGACCGGAACGGCCCTGTTTGCCTACGGCATGGCCTGGGGTATCAACAAGGGGTTGCTGGACAAAAAGACCTACCTGCCGGTGCTGACCCGCGCCTGGAACGCACTGTCCAGTGAATCGGTGCAGCCGACCGGGTTCCTGGGCTACGTGCAGGGCACGGGCAAGGAGCCGAAAGATGGTCAGCCGGTGACGGTCAGCAGCATGCCGGACTTTGAGGACTACGGCCTGGGCTGCTTCCTGCTGGCCGGCACGGAAGTGTATAAGCTCAAATAA
- a CDS encoding SusC/RagA family TonB-linked outer membrane protein — protein MRTTLYRTCRLAFGLLLLTQAVLAQVVTGVVTSADKAEPLPGVNVVLKGTSTGAVTDVDGKYSLRIGSVPAAVLTFSFIGYNPVEVPVGSQSVISVKLEPDVKALSEVVVIGYGTARKADVTAAVSSFQAKGIEQRPILRVDQALVGQLAGVQVKQTSGALGKGFSVQVRGSGSITAGNEPLYVIDGFPLATAAPNGSGNFSTGNPLDNINPNDIESVQVLKDAAAAAIYGSRASNGVVLITTRRGQAGKARITFNTFAGFMERSRKLDMLSAEEWVDRATEMINAQWVASAPGRSASQTNDERRRILGLAPGLVNTSFMTDDRWAQPGHPGLRYIDWQDEAFRRGLVQNHQLAASGGTDFVRYYVSGNFVKQQGMVINTDYTSYSARANVEVNASKKLKLGLNIAPTYSINNDPGVEGKDNILHQLVSYTPVQEDTMGLYPNVGNYGQYRWSVSPNSPIGKLEYTIGETKRFRTLTSLFADYQLAKGLTFRTTVNLDNTDNSSKGYTPYIIASNLATRQAQLTQQTSGSFSSYRKRTFVNENTLTYAKVFGKHDLSLLAGLSYNSDKLETSQLNSNGGFSSNVITTLNAANAVTGNTTESRNVLLSYFGRAQYSFDGKYLFSASLRRDGSSRFGANTKWGMFPSASFGWRLSEEEFMKNITPINDLKLRASWGTAGNYNIGDYRTIPTLGTYNYTFNGVGVIGQAPAGVANPDLGWERAETFDVGLDATVLNNRISLSFDYYTRLNSDLLLNVPIAGATGFSSYLSNAGSVRNKGWEIELNTRNAVGAVKWNTSLNFSHNANKVVALAGGQQQILIPSAFDISHSILRVGEPLYSIYVVKQIGILTQQDIDNKAALFGSQTVGDPKYFDANGDKVIDANDRVIVGQPNPKYVWGITNTVSYKGFDLNVLVQGQNGGSIYSLLGRALGRTGQGFTDNALGFYRDRWRSPENPGAGEVGKAYSTFGRIKNTDWLYSSDYVRVRNITLGYNLGSVIKVPAISSARVYVTAENFIGFDKYKGGFNPEASNTDLSGSGSFPEPGDYGGLPLPRSLVFGLNLSF, from the coding sequence ATGAGAACAACCCTTTACCGGACCTGCCGACTGGCATTCGGCCTGCTGTTACTGACGCAGGCAGTGCTGGCGCAGGTCGTGACCGGCGTCGTAACGTCGGCAGACAAGGCCGAACCACTACCCGGTGTGAACGTCGTGCTGAAAGGCACCAGCACCGGGGCCGTCACGGATGTCGACGGAAAGTATTCCCTCCGCATTGGCTCGGTTCCGGCCGCCGTCCTGACCTTTTCGTTTATCGGTTATAACCCGGTGGAAGTGCCGGTGGGCAGCCAGTCGGTTATCTCGGTAAAACTCGAACCTGACGTGAAAGCGCTCAGCGAAGTCGTCGTCATCGGTTACGGCACCGCCCGGAAAGCGGACGTAACGGCGGCCGTGTCTTCGTTTCAGGCGAAAGGCATCGAGCAGCGCCCCATCCTCCGCGTCGACCAGGCACTGGTCGGACAGCTGGCCGGGGTGCAGGTGAAGCAGACCAGCGGCGCACTCGGTAAGGGCTTCAGCGTGCAGGTCCGCGGCTCAGGCTCCATCACGGCCGGCAACGAACCCCTGTACGTCATCGACGGCTTCCCGCTCGCCACGGCAGCCCCCAACGGATCGGGTAACTTCAGCACGGGCAACCCGCTCGACAACATCAACCCCAACGATATTGAGTCTGTACAGGTGCTGAAAGACGCCGCCGCCGCCGCCATCTACGGTTCGCGGGCGTCCAACGGCGTTGTGCTGATCACCACCCGGCGCGGCCAGGCGGGCAAGGCGCGGATTACCTTCAACACGTTCGCGGGTTTTATGGAACGCTCGCGCAAGCTCGACATGCTCAGCGCCGAGGAGTGGGTAGACCGCGCTACGGAAATGATTAACGCCCAGTGGGTGGCTTCGGCTCCGGGCCGTTCGGCTTCGCAGACCAACGACGAACGCCGCCGCATTCTGGGCCTCGCGCCGGGTCTGGTCAACACCAGCTTCATGACCGACGACCGCTGGGCACAGCCGGGCCATCCGGGCCTGCGGTACATCGACTGGCAGGACGAGGCGTTCCGTCGCGGACTGGTTCAGAACCACCAGTTGGCGGCCAGCGGCGGCACTGACTTTGTCCGGTATTATGTGTCGGGCAACTTCGTCAAGCAGCAGGGCATGGTCATCAACACGGACTATACCTCTTACTCGGCCCGCGCCAACGTGGAAGTGAACGCGTCCAAAAAGCTGAAACTGGGTCTGAACATCGCCCCAACGTATTCCATCAACAACGACCCCGGGGTGGAAGGCAAGGACAACATCCTGCACCAGCTCGTCAGCTACACGCCGGTTCAGGAAGATACGATGGGCCTGTACCCGAACGTGGGCAACTACGGCCAGTACCGCTGGAGCGTGTCGCCGAACAGCCCGATCGGTAAACTCGAATACACCATCGGCGAAACGAAACGCTTCCGGACGCTGACCTCGCTTTTTGCGGATTATCAACTGGCCAAGGGCCTGACGTTCCGCACGACCGTCAACCTTGACAATACGGACAACAGCTCGAAAGGCTACACCCCGTACATCATCGCCAGCAACCTCGCCACCCGGCAGGCTCAGTTGACCCAGCAGACGTCCGGCTCGTTCAGCAGCTACCGGAAGCGGACGTTCGTGAACGAAAATACCCTGACATACGCCAAAGTCTTTGGTAAGCATGACCTCTCGCTGCTGGCTGGTTTGTCGTACAATTCCGATAAACTGGAAACGTCGCAGCTTAACTCGAACGGTGGTTTCAGCAGCAACGTCATCACGACGCTTAACGCCGCCAACGCCGTGACAGGCAACACCACCGAAAGCCGGAACGTCCTGCTTTCGTACTTTGGACGGGCACAGTACAGTTTCGACGGCAAGTACCTCTTCTCGGCCAGCCTGCGCCGCGACGGCTCGTCCCGCTTTGGGGCCAACACCAAATGGGGAATGTTCCCTTCGGCCTCGTTCGGCTGGCGTCTGTCGGAGGAAGAATTCATGAAAAACATTACGCCGATCAACGACCTGAAGCTCCGCGCCAGCTGGGGTACGGCAGGTAACTACAACATCGGCGATTACCGGACCATCCCGACGCTGGGTACCTACAACTACACCTTCAACGGTGTCGGCGTGATTGGTCAGGCCCCGGCGGGCGTAGCCAACCCCGATCTGGGCTGGGAGCGGGCCGAAACGTTCGACGTCGGTCTGGACGCGACGGTGCTCAACAACCGCATCAGTCTCTCGTTCGACTACTACACCCGCCTGAACTCCGACCTGCTGCTGAACGTCCCGATTGCCGGGGCCACGGGCTTCTCCAGCTACCTCAGCAACGCCGGAAGCGTCCGCAACAAGGGCTGGGAAATCGAACTGAACACCCGGAATGCGGTCGGTGCTGTCAAGTGGAACACCTCGCTGAACTTCAGCCACAACGCCAACAAGGTGGTGGCGCTGGCCGGTGGACAGCAGCAGATTCTGATTCCGTCCGCCTTCGATATTTCGCACTCCATCCTGCGGGTGGGCGAGCCGCTGTACAGCATTTATGTCGTGAAACAAATCGGCATCCTGACGCAGCAGGACATCGACAACAAAGCGGCCCTGTTCGGCTCGCAGACCGTCGGCGACCCAAAATACTTCGACGCCAACGGCGACAAAGTGATCGACGCCAACGACCGCGTGATCGTGGGCCAGCCGAACCCCAAATACGTCTGGGGGATCACCAACACGGTGAGCTACAAAGGCTTCGACCTGAACGTGCTGGTGCAGGGCCAGAACGGCGGGTCTATCTACTCGCTGCTGGGCCGGGCACTGGGCCGGACGGGTCAGGGCTTTACGGACAACGCGCTGGGCTTCTACCGGGACCGCTGGCGTTCGCCCGAGAACCCCGGGGCGGGTGAAGTCGGGAAGGCTTACTCGACCTTCGGACGGATCAAGAACACCGACTGGCTGTATTCTTCGGATTACGTCCGCGTGCGAAACATTACGCTGGGCTACAACCTCGGCAGTGTGATCAAGGTCCCGGCCATTTCGAGCGCCCGGGTGTACGTGACGGCGGAAAACTTCATTGGATTCGACAAGTACAAAGGCGGATTCAACCCCGAAGCGTCCAACACGGATCTGAGCGGCAGCGGTTCGTTCCCCGAGCCGGGTGATTACGGCGGTCTGCCGCTGCCCCGCTCGCTGGTCTTTGGTTTGAACCTGTCGTTTTGA
- a CDS encoding glycosyl hydrolase, translating to MNKKTFLLSLLLGTSVSLYAQPKWPAITQQTKPWTRWWWMGSAVNQKDLSQLLDQYQKAGLGGVEITPIYGVKGTEKQFLTFLSPEWVSMLTHTLKEAKRNGMGVDLAQASGWPFGGPWVTSEDACKYVAFQSYSVKGGESLSGPVQYIQKPLTRIVGQPIDIKELVEPITKNPNLQLHAFDQVRFEKPLPLQSLMAYSDKGQTVDLTTKVDAKGNLAWTAPAGGNWTLYALFQGWHGKMVERAGPGGEGDVIDHFSKSATENYLRRFDEAFKGVDVSGIRAYFNDSYEVDDASGESNWTPALLAEFQKRRGYDLRKHLPALFGKASEDQNKRVLSDYRETISELLLENYTKTWSDWAKKRGAIIRNQAHGSPANILDLYAITDIPEIEGTEILRIKFASSAANVTGKRLTSSESATWENEHFLSTLGDVKKAMDRFLLGGVNHTFYHGTNYSPQNAPWPGWLFYAAVHFNPQNPFWTDFGKLNQYVARAQSFLQQGRPDNDVLVYLPIFDSFTRPGKVLLQHYDGIDHGFKGMPVEHHAEELWAKGYGFDFISDKQLLGVTGQNGTLTTGGNRYRTVLVPEAGLMPLPTMQQLVKLAQNGATVVFVKALPEDVPGLSNLETRRAAFKKLLAGLKFAEAGKGARRAAVGKGAFIVGESVEAGLTAANTRREALVDNGLEFVRRKHDRGAYYFVTNWSDKAVESWVPVATKAQAVALYNPMTEEAGMAQFRPGASGGEVYLQLAPGESCILETYDTAVNGPAYAYRKAGGAPQELKGTWNVAFVSGGPTLPSNVQTDKLASWPELAGDAGKKFAGTADYTLTFARPQGAADGYRLDLGSVAESARVRLNGQDLGTLIGPVFQVFIPKDKLKDSNTLTVTVSSGMANRIADMDRNGQPWKIFYNINMSARLRENRGKDGNFTAEGWSPRPSGLLGPVTLTPVKND from the coding sequence ATGAACAAAAAGACATTCCTTTTATCCCTTCTCCTCGGCACCTCGGTGAGCCTGTACGCCCAGCCGAAGTGGCCCGCCATTACCCAGCAGACCAAACCCTGGACACGCTGGTGGTGGATGGGCAGCGCCGTGAATCAGAAAGACCTGAGCCAGTTGCTCGACCAGTACCAGAAAGCCGGACTCGGCGGGGTCGAAATTACGCCCATTTACGGCGTCAAAGGCACCGAAAAGCAGTTTCTGACCTTTCTGTCGCCGGAATGGGTATCGATGCTGACGCACACCCTGAAGGAAGCCAAACGCAACGGCATGGGCGTCGATCTGGCGCAGGCGTCGGGCTGGCCCTTCGGCGGACCCTGGGTGACGAGCGAAGATGCCTGCAAATACGTCGCTTTTCAATCGTATTCTGTCAAAGGCGGGGAGAGCCTGAGCGGGCCGGTGCAGTACATCCAGAAGCCGCTGACCCGGATTGTCGGCCAGCCCATTGACATTAAGGAACTCGTCGAGCCGATTACCAAAAATCCGAACCTCCAGCTCCACGCCTTCGACCAGGTGCGTTTTGAAAAACCGCTGCCGCTGCAATCGCTCATGGCGTATTCGGACAAAGGGCAGACCGTGGACCTGACGACCAAAGTGGACGCCAAAGGCAACCTCGCCTGGACGGCCCCGGCGGGTGGCAACTGGACGCTCTACGCGCTCTTTCAGGGCTGGCACGGCAAAATGGTGGAACGCGCCGGACCGGGCGGGGAAGGCGACGTGATCGACCACTTTTCCAAATCGGCCACCGAAAACTACCTCCGGCGCTTCGACGAGGCGTTCAAGGGCGTGGACGTGAGCGGCATCCGGGCGTATTTCAACGACTCCTACGAAGTGGACGACGCCAGCGGCGAATCCAACTGGACGCCCGCCCTGCTGGCCGAGTTCCAGAAACGCCGCGGCTACGACCTGCGGAAACACCTGCCCGCGCTGTTTGGCAAAGCGTCCGAAGACCAGAACAAACGCGTCCTGAGTGATTACCGCGAGACCATCTCGGAACTGCTGCTCGAAAACTATACGAAGACGTGGAGCGACTGGGCGAAAAAGCGGGGCGCCATCATCCGTAACCAGGCGCACGGCTCTCCGGCCAACATCCTCGATCTGTACGCCATCACCGACATCCCCGAGATTGAAGGCACGGAAATTCTGCGCATCAAATTCGCTTCGTCGGCGGCCAACGTGACGGGCAAGCGCCTGACCTCCTCCGAGTCCGCAACCTGGGAAAACGAACATTTCCTCTCGACGCTCGGCGACGTCAAAAAGGCGATGGACCGTTTCCTGCTCGGCGGCGTCAACCATACGTTTTACCACGGCACCAACTATTCGCCCCAGAACGCGCCCTGGCCGGGCTGGCTGTTCTACGCTGCCGTTCATTTTAACCCGCAAAACCCGTTCTGGACGGATTTCGGTAAGCTGAACCAGTACGTGGCGCGGGCGCAGTCGTTCCTGCAACAGGGGCGCCCGGACAACGACGTGCTGGTGTACCTGCCGATTTTCGACTCGTTCACCCGCCCCGGCAAGGTGCTTTTGCAGCACTACGACGGCATCGACCATGGCTTCAAAGGCATGCCGGTCGAGCATCATGCCGAAGAACTATGGGCGAAAGGGTACGGCTTCGATTTTATTTCGGATAAACAACTGTTGGGCGTTACCGGACAAAACGGCACGCTGACGACGGGCGGCAACCGCTACCGCACGGTGCTCGTCCCCGAAGCGGGTCTGATGCCGCTGCCGACAATGCAGCAACTCGTAAAACTGGCCCAGAACGGCGCAACGGTGGTGTTTGTCAAAGCCCTGCCGGAAGACGTGCCGGGCCTGAGCAACCTCGAAACCCGCCGCGCCGCGTTCAAAAAACTGCTGGCCGGACTGAAGTTCGCAGAGGCCGGGAAAGGCGCCCGTCGGGCGGCGGTCGGCAAGGGGGCGTTTATCGTGGGCGAATCGGTGGAAGCGGGTCTGACGGCCGCCAACACCCGCCGCGAGGCGCTGGTGGACAACGGTCTGGAGTTCGTGCGCCGCAAACACGACCGGGGCGCGTATTATTTCGTGACCAACTGGAGCGACAAAGCCGTGGAATCCTGGGTGCCCGTCGCCACGAAGGCGCAGGCGGTCGCGCTGTACAACCCGATGACGGAAGAGGCCGGCATGGCGCAGTTCCGACCCGGTGCCAGCGGGGGAGAGGTGTACCTCCAGCTGGCCCCCGGCGAATCCTGCATCCTGGAAACGTACGATACGGCCGTCAACGGCCCGGCCTATGCCTACCGCAAGGCGGGCGGCGCGCCGCAGGAACTGAAAGGAACCTGGAACGTGGCCTTCGTTTCGGGCGGCCCGACCCTGCCGTCCAACGTGCAGACCGATAAACTGGCGAGCTGGCCCGAACTGGCGGGAGACGCCGGGAAGAAGTTTGCCGGAACCGCTGACTACACGCTGACCTTTGCCCGTCCGCAGGGAGCCGCCGACGGTTACCGGCTCGATCTGGGCAGCGTGGCCGAAAGCGCCCGAGTCCGGCTCAACGGACAGGACCTCGGCACGCTCATCGGACCCGTATTCCAGGTCTTTATTCCGAAAGACAAACTGAAAGATTCCAACACGCTGACGGTGACTGTCTCCAGCGGCATGGCCAACCGCATCGCCGACATGGACCGAAACGGCCAGCCCTGGAAGATTTTCTACAACATCAACATGTCGGCCCGCCTCCGCGAAAACCGGGGAAAAGACGGCAATTTCACCGCCGAAGGCTGGTCGCCCCGCCCGTCGGGTCTGCTCGGCCCGGTCACGCTGACGCCGGTAAAAAATGATTGA
- the rhaM gene encoding L-rhamnose mutarotase: MNLVAFTMQLKPGVEAEYERRHDEIWPELSAALTEAGVYDYAIFLEKETGKLFAVQKRTENHSADDLKNQEIVKRWWAYMADLMETHADNAPVSHPLQPVFYHK; the protein is encoded by the coding sequence ATGAATCTTGTCGCCTTTACCATGCAGCTCAAGCCCGGCGTGGAAGCCGAGTACGAGCGCCGTCACGATGAAATCTGGCCGGAACTGTCCGCCGCCCTGACCGAAGCCGGGGTGTACGATTACGCTATTTTTCTGGAAAAAGAAACCGGAAAGCTATTTGCCGTGCAGAAACGCACCGAAAATCATTCTGCCGATGACCTCAAAAATCAGGAGATCGTGAAGCGGTGGTGGGCGTATATGGCTGATCTGATGGAGACTCATGCCGATAACGCGCCGGTATCCCATCCGCTGCAGCCAGTTTTTTATCATAAGTAA